From the genome of Podospora pseudoanserina strain CBS 124.78 chromosome 7 map unlocalized CBS124.78p_7.2, whole genome shotgun sequence, one region includes:
- the TRS20 gene encoding TRAPP subunit (COG:U; EggNog:ENOG503P2JW; BUSCO:EOG09265GGX), whose product MSYYFAILSPLDTPLFEHEFGTSKSGGDGHPRFTDQARHLNQFILHSSLDIVEELQWTQPGLYLKVIDKFFQNYISAFVTASNVKFLLLHQPTTSVPAANGEANTAQAAASSRVNSTSVGANPTSPQTEEAIKNFMGEVYENYVKAVMSPFYKAPNMEIRSPVFRQRVAAAGRKYL is encoded by the coding sequence ATGTCCTACTActtcgccatcctctcccctctcgaCACCCCCCTCTTCGAACACGAATTCGGCACCTCCAAATCCGGCGGCGACGGCCACCCCCGCTTCACTGACCAAGCCCGCCACCTCAACCAGTTCATCCtccactcctccctcgaTATCGTCGAGGAGCTCCAGTGGACCCAGCCAGGCCTCTACCTAAAAGTAATCGACAAGTTCTTCCAAAACTACATCTCCGCCTTCGTCACCGCCTCCAACGTCAAATTTCTGCTACTTCACCAGCCCACCACTTCTGTCCCCGCCGCCAACGGGGAGGCCAACACGGCGCAGGCGGCCGCCTCGTCGAGGGTGAACTCTACTTCTGTCGGGGCGAATCCTACGTCTCCCCAGACggaggaggccatcaagaaTTTTATGGGGGAGGTGTACGAGAATTATGTAAAGGCGGTCATGAGCCCGTTTTACAAGGCGCCGAATATGGAGATTAGGAGTCCGGTTTTTAGGCAGAGggttgcggcggcggggaggaagtATCTTTAG
- the CDC27 gene encoding anaphase-promoting complex subunit cdc27 (COG:D; EggNog:ENOG503NW4C): protein MAPNSATVAALLRQTVHYHLDNFAYDSAIFFAERLQAYDPRSSESAYLLSLCHFRLGDSRSAYEISKPPGFRGVHLGCAFIFAQACFDLEKYKDGITALEKARALWATKCSIGKHSASSRSPYPDAAACSCLLGKLYRALDDKKKAVPCFEEALKANPLMWDAFTALCDMGVNVRIPNVFRFNEPFARNFDLENSTASEPNGPEPLQRKAGMQSASESDPFDAPRPATYHMDPSRNDLFTEPAPNDLMAKFAAAHSRYNGNQGSRNGSDGMETPTGSAPVGAPEPQVSRLGHPSEPPQAPNRRTRGAQAVEPAIFEPPPRLGGYRLGSKRRERTQEQAADPSTDNWSKPTAISSVTDRKRTASGHPVQPRPANGEEPRRSARLNVLPRPPASRANAGATALGTTATRELRKARPPISRIGRPGAAVVGRVVSGNRKPIEENGMDVDQAEAPRFKEPPPMMQAPPPKMTLVEPEPVKIDEALRWILELLKKMATGYLLSSQFRCKDALAAFLSLPRSHQDTPWVLARMGRAQYEQANYAEAEKLFRRLRMLAPTRHEDMEVYSTVLWHLRKETDLSFLAHELVDAVWDSPYAWCALGNAWSLACDHEQALRCFKRAIQLHPKFAYAYTLQGHEHVENEEYDKALTAYRQAISADKRHYNAYYGIGKVFEKLGNWDKALSHYKAALVIHPDHAVLICCVGTVLQRQKQIGQALPYFSRAVELAPRAPEIRHKKARALMATGQFEEAQQELLVLRDLAPDKAQVHFLLGKLSKLLGDKKLAVRHFTIALSLDPKASSQIKQEIEGLEDDDCIEDSMVH, encoded by the exons ATGGCACCTAATAGCGCCACGGTCGCCGCATTGCTAAGGCAAACAGTTCACTATCATCTTGACAACTTTGCCTATGACAGCGCCATATTCTTCGCCGAACGCCTGCAGGCCTACGACCCACGCTCCTCCGAATCAGCCTATCTACTATCCCTCTGCCATTTTCGCCTTGGCGATTCCAGATCGGCCTATGAAATCAGCAAGCCACCAGGCTTTCGAGGTGTACACTTGGGATGTGCCTTTATATTTGCGCAGGCCTGTTTTGACCTGGAGAAATACAAGGATGGAATCACAGCtctggagaaggcgagggcaCTGTGGGCTACTAAATGCAGCATCGGAAAACACAGCGCTTCATCAAGATCTCCCTATCCTGACGCCGCGGCGTGCAGCTGTCTTTTAGGAAAGCTATATCGAGCATTggacgacaagaagaaagcgGTACCATGCTTCGAGGAAGCGTTGAAAGCCAACCCTTTGATGTGGGATGCCTTTACCGCGCTTTGCGATATGGGGGTCAACGTCAGGATACCAAATGTTTTCAGGTTTAATGAGCCGTTTGCGCGCAACTTCGACTTAGAAAACAGCACAGCAAGCGAACCGAACGGCCCCGAGCCCCTCCAAAGGAAGGCTGGCATGCAATCAGCCAGCGAGAGTGATCCATTTGACGCCCCCCGTCCTGCAACGTACCATATGGACCCTTCCAGAAACGACTTATTTACCGAACCTGCCCCTAATGACTTGATGGCCAAGTTTGCTGCGGCGCACTCGAGGTACAATGGCAATCAAGGAAGCAGGAATGGATCGGACGGAATGGAAACCCCAACTGGCTCTGCGCCAGTTGGTGCTCCTGAGCCTCAGGTATCACGATTAGGACACCCGTCGGAACCACCACAGGCACCAAACCGTCGGACCCGTGGTGCCCAAGCAGTGGAACCTGCCATCTTCGAACCTCCACCAAGACTTGGTGGTTACCGTTTGGGTtcaaagagaagagaaagaacccaagaacaagcagcaGATCCATCCACAGATAATTGGTCCAAACCTACCGCGATTTCATCAGTGACCGATAGAAAACGCACAGCATCGGGGCATCCAGTACAGCCACGTCCAGCCAATGGTGAGGAGCCACGGAGGAGTGCGAGATTGAATGTGCTGCCGAGACCACCTGCGTCGAGGGCGAACGCTGGTGCTACGGCTCTGGGGACGACGGCTACCCGAGAACTGAGGAAGGCTAGACCCCCTATTTCTAGGATAGGCCGCCCAGGGGCAGCCGTGGTTGGCAGAGTTGTTAGTGGCAATCGGAAGCCTATTGAGGAAAATGGAATGGATGTCGATCAGGCCGAAGCTCCGCGGTTTAAGGAACCGCCACCGATGATGCAAGCGCCACCGCCCAAGATGACGCTTGTTGAACCTGAGCCGGTCAAGATTGACGAAGCACTGAGATGGATTCTAGAGCTCTTGAAAAAGATGGCCACTGGATACCTCCTCTCATCACAATTCCGCTGCAAAGACGCGTTGGCGGCGTTTTTGTCGCTCCCTCGCAGCCACCAAGACACGCCATGGGTGTTGGCCCGGATGGGCAGGGCGCAATATGAGCAGGCAAATTATGCTGAAGCCGAAAAGCTATTCAGACGCCTCCGAATGCTAGCCCCTACTCGCCACGAGGACATGGAGGTATACTCAACAGTCCTCTGGCATCTCAGGAAGGAGACTGATCTATCGTTCCTGGCACACGAACTCGTCGACGCCGTATGGGATTCACCCTATGCCTGGTGCGCCTTGGGCAATGCGTGGTCCCTTGCTTGCGATCACGAGCAGGCGCTGCGTTGTTTCAAGCGTGCGATTCAGCTACATCCCAAATTCGCCTACGCGTACACACTCCAAGGACACGAGCACGTAGAGAATGAGGAATATGACAAGGCCCTTACGGCATATCGACAGGCTATTTCAGCCGACAAGCGGCATTACAATGCCTACTACGGAATCGGGAAAGTGTTTGAAAAGTTGGGCAATTGGGACAAGGCGCTGAGTCATTACAAGGCAGCTTTGGTTATCCACCCAGACCACGCTGTCTTGATTTGTTGCGTGGGAACTGTGCTGCAACGGCAGAAGCAGATCGGCCAGGCGCTTCCTTACTTCTCTCGGGCCGTCGAGCTGGCGCCACGGGCACCTGAGATCCGACACAAAAAAGCCCGGGCTCTCATGGCGACTGGTCAGTTCGAAGAAGCGCAGCAGGAGCTTTTGGTTCTGCGAGATCTTGCGCCGGACAAGGCGCAAGTACACTTTTTGCTTGGCAAACTGTCCAAGTTGCTCGGAGACAAGAAGTTGGCAGTGCGCCACTTCACCATTGCTCTGAGTCTAGATCCCAAG GCGAGTTCACAAATCAAACAGGAGATCGAGGGcctggaagatgatgattgCATAGAGGACTCGATGGTGCATTGA
- the CBR1 gene encoding NADH-cytochrome b5 reductase (EggNog:ENOG503NW9T; COG:C) has product MSDSLLAKKYVDEIYIPAGLIVLGTAILKREFLHYAVLVAIALGAIKFIRTQPKKVLKPDAFQEFELKEKTIISHNVAIYRFALPNPSDILGLPIGQHISIGAHLPQPDGTTKEIVRSYTPVSGDHQPGYFDLLIKSYPTGNISKHMAGLAVGQTIRVKGPKGAFVYTPNMVRHFGMIAGGTGITPMLQVIRAIVRGRKAGDITQVDLIFANVTKEDILLKEDLDALTKEDNGIRVHYVLDKPPADWQGGVGYVTGDMITKWLPKPAEDVKLLLCGPPPMVSGLKKTAEALGFKKARPVSKLEDQIFAF; this is encoded by the exons ATGTCCGACTCTCTGCTTGCGAAGAAGTATGTCGACGAGATATACATCCCGGCCGGTCTCATCGTGCTCGGCACCGCCATTCTGAAGCGCGAGTTCCTGCACTACGCCGTGCTCGTCGCCATTGCCCTCGGCGCCATCAAGTTCATCCGGACCC AGCCCAAGAAGGTCCTCAAGCCAGATGCCTTCCAGGAGTttgagctcaaggagaagaccATCATCTCCCACAATGTAGCCAT CTACCGCTTcgctctccccaacccatccgatatcctcggcctccccatCGGCCAGCACATCTCGATCGGCgcccatctcccccagcccGATGGCACCACCAAGGAAATCGTCCGCTCCTACACCCCCGTCTCTGGTGACCACCAGCCCGGCTACTTCGATCTCCTCATCAAGTCCTACCCTACCGGTAACATCTCCAAGCACATGGCCGGTCTTGCCGTTGGCCAGACCATCCGCGTCAAGGGCCCCAAGGGCGCTTTCGTCTACACTCCCAACATGGTCCGTCACTTTGGCATGATCGCCGGCGGTACTGGTATCACCCCCATGCTCCAGGTCATCCGCGCCATTGTCCGCGGCCGCAAGGCTGGCGACATCACCCAGGTCGATCTCATCTTTGCCAACGTCACCAAGGAGGACATTCTGCTCAAGGAGGACCTCGACGCGCtcaccaaggaggacaaTGGCATCCGCGTGCACTATGTTTTAGACAAGCCCCCTGCGGACTGGCAGGGCGGTGTTGGCTATGTTACCGGCGACATGATCACC AAATGGCTCCCCAAGCCCGCCGAGGATGTCAAGCTTCTTCTCTGcggcccccctcccatgGTCAGCGGCCTCAAGAAGACTGCCGAGGCTCTTGGCTTCAAGAAGGCCAGACCCGTCAGCAAGCTCGAGGACCAGATCTTTGCTTTCTAA
- a CDS encoding uncharacterized protein (EggNog:ENOG503PA8H; COG:K) produces MSTYTPSSTSPDGPSEPPPTASGSGTGATAAHEPLACVSCRTRKLKCDRRKPNCTRCARSGGECHYPESRRKPAFKRRNVRELEERLAQVEGLLKNVSRRRTSREAGPSTTSGSLEPSRQPSQESSPLAGLEADASQINLEDLFADPTFQDPSWFSPPPPPPPDGFSSTANNPPPWDLFGLGQFESLPPWEMIEELHDLFFSIHYSFLPIIHKDGYLAAFHRPPHMRPPMCLQYSIWTMAADGHPKYGCYHEALYRRARQYLEADELKVRHNIVATTQSTGTNLLQGHGEHFITVSHAQAWALIAADEARRMLFTRAALSSARCVRIVGMMGLHRLDSTAADEEHPIAPMIPPPKGWVELEERRRLFWGAFCIDSYAGISTGWPTLIDTTQVTTHLPASEDAFTKGQEEKSTSLQSLFNGFNYSTYGGNVVICHIFNQIMKHAHCPMPSDRPDDLESGPFWQRHRELDTLLSSAFMFLPDRLRLPKNITDPVAIQTNMNLHAAVICLHNTAYEKADKLPSLPASVKQDSRTRSLMAAGEIVNILKLSHNMKTGYKSPLMALSLYCAASVYVSVAAAKDTTTPTNPPSPSFLSSVNTNLETLLKSMEAISKLHYITRAYLNQILLDIDRSGVSLSFPLSEYLSKESHPCEHGIPIVARTSGHRQTRLPVPFSTPGGQQQRVMVPGVFAERNFGGGNIHPGAGISSGLSSMVSGMVAGCGLQVLTEDGVRKQPEQQQGQFVDAFHPCDNPPYARGQANTARGATGERVMMFGFRGGREEMVGLQELPFRLGMQTGLVGAGAGLGFEMGMAGGGTGKEKDGDVLLHFPPGNVGGVSGEGNHGQGGGGKGKEDGNAMDIFDEFQDLGEGTGGGGDGDWGMLDPTDTFYSLLYNDGANTDNNGGGDDNCGNMWSVNDFTGMWGGPR; encoded by the exons GCGAGTGTCACTACCCGGAGTCTCGGAGGAAACCAGCGTTTAAGCGAAGGAATGTTAGAGAGTTGGAAGAGAGACTAG CACAGGTGGAAGGTCTCTTGAAGAATGTCAGCAGGCGGCGAACCAGCCGGGAAGCCGGGCCTAGCACAACGTCTGGTTCTCTAGAACCGTCACGGCAGCCATCTCAAGAATCATCCCCTCTAGCTGGTCTAGAGGCCGATGCTTCTCAGATCAATCTTGAGGACTTATTTGCAGATCCAACTTTCCAAGATCCATCATGgttttcaccaccaccacctcctcccccagatGGATTTTCGtccacagccaacaaccctccGCCATGGGACCTGTTTGGTTTGGGTCAGTTTGAGAGCTTGCCCCCGTGGGAAATGATTGAGGAATT GCATGATTTATTCTTCTCAATCCACTACTCATTTCTGCCCATTATTCACAAGGACGGGTATCTGGCTGCTTTTCACCGGCCGCCTCATATGCGACCTCCCATGTGTCTTCAGTATTCCATCTGGACTATGGCAGCGGATGGCCATCCCAAGTATGGGTGTTATCACGAGGCTTTGTACCGTCGAGCTCGGCAGTACTTGGAGGCGGATGAACTCAAGGTTCGTCACAATATCGTCGCTACCACGCAATCAACGGGCACTAACCTTTTGCAGGGGCATGGAGAGCATTTCATCACGGTATCTCACGCTCAAGCCTGGGCCCTGATCGCCGCCGATGAGGCCAGGAGAATGCTTTTCACCCGGGCAGCATTGAGCTCCGCTCGATGCGTTCGAATTGTCGGCATGATGGGCCTCCACCGGCTCGACAGCACAGCCGCCGACGAAGAACACCCTATCGCTCCCATGATCCCCCCTCCTAAAGGCTGGGTCGAACTGGAAGAACGCCGACGTCTATTCTGGGGCGCCTTCTGCATCGACAGCTACGCCGGCATCAGCACTGGCTGGCCAACCCTCATCGACACCACCCAagtcaccacccacctccccgcctccgAGGACGCCTTCACCAAAGGCCAAGAGGAAAagtccacctccctccagtCCCTCTTCAACGGCTTCAACTACTCCACCTACGGCGGCAACGTCGTCATCTGccacatcttcaaccaaATCATGAAGCACGCCCACTGCCCCATGCCCTCCGACCGCCCCGACGATTTAGAGTCCGGCCCCTTCTGGCAACGCCACCGCGAACTCGACACCTTGCTATCCAGCGCCTTCATGTTCCTCCCCgaccgcctccgcctcccaaaGAACATCACCGACCCGGTCGCAATCCAAACAAACATGAACCTCCACGCCGCCGTCATCTGCCTCCACAACACCGCCTACGAAAAAGCAGACAAGCTCCCCTCCTTACCTGCGTCCGTCAAACAAGACAGCCGCACCCGCTCCCTCATGGCAGCAGGCGAAATAGTAAACATCCTCAAGCTAAGCCACAACATGAAGACGGGGTATAAATCCCCGCTGATGGCCCTCTCGTTGTACTGCGCGGCGTCGGTGTACGTCtccgtcgccgccgccaaagacaccaccacccccaccaaccccccgtcaccatccttcctctcctcggtcaacaccaaccttgAGACTCTCCTCAAATCGATGGAGGCGATTTCAAAGCTGCATTACATCACGAGGGCGTATCTAAATCAGATACTTCTTGACATCGACCGCTCGGGGGTATCTCTGTCATTTCCACTTTCGGAGTATTTGAGCAAGGAATCTCACCCGTGTGAGCACGGGATTCCAATCGTGGCTCGCACTTCGGGACACAGACAGACGAGGCTGCCAGTTCCGTTTTCTACACCgggggggcagcagcagagggtGATGGTTCCGGGGGTGTTTGCTGAGAGAaactttggtggtgggaacaTCCACCCCGGCGCGGGGATATCCTCTGGTTTGTCCTCCATGGTGAGCGGGATGGTGGCTGGGTGTGGACTGCAGGTTTTgacggaggatggggtgaggaAGCAACCGGAACAACAGCAGGGGCAGTTTGTGGATGCTTTTCACCCTTGTGATAACCCGCCTTATGCTAGAGGGCAGGCGAACACCGCTAGGGGCGCcacgggggagagggtgatgatgtttgggtttcggggtgggagggaggaaatgGTAGGTCTGCAGGAGTTGCCTTTTAGGTTGGGGATGCAGACTGGGCTTGTGGGGGCgggggctgggttggggtttgagatggggatggctggaggagggacggggaaggaaaaggatgggGATGTACTACTGCATTTTCCGCCGGGGAATGTGGGAGGTGTTTCGGGGGAGGGAAATCACggccaaggtggtggtggtaaagggaaagaagatggGAATGCGATGGATATTTTTGATGAGTTTCAAgatttgggagaggggacGGGTGgcgggggggatggtgattgGGGCATGTTGGATCCTACCGACACTTTTTACTCACTGTTGTATAATGATGGGGCCAACACTGACAAtaatgggggaggagatgataATTGTGGGAATATGTGGTCGGTGAATGATTTTACTGGGATGTGGGGTGGTCCTCGATAG
- the CBC2 gene encoding nuclear cap binding complex subunit (EggNog:ENOG503P268; BUSCO:EOG09264G04; COG:A), with the protein MRGVRATVDRLDRPSAYFNNARHKRRRFDKDQRDGDDDTAGMHPENREDDDPLKNATTLYVGNLSFFTTEEQVYELFSKCGEIKRLVMGLDRFNKTPCGFCFVEYYTHQDALDCMKYIGGTKLDERIIRTDLDPGFEEGRQYGRGKSGGQVRDEYREDYDEGRGGLGRAVAREREGRDFVDDGRLR; encoded by the exons ATGAGAGGAGTACGCGCCACAGTAGACCGTCTTGACCGCCCAAGCGCCTACTTTAACAACGCCAGA CACAAGCGAAGACGATTCGACAAGGACCAacgtgatggcgatgacgacACAGCAGGCATGCACCCCGAGAACCGGGAGGACGACGACCCGTTGAAGAATGCCACCACTCTTTATGTGGGCAACCT GTCCTTCTTCACGACCGAGGAGCAAGTGTACGAGCTTTTCAGCAAATGTGGCGAAATCAAGCGATTGGTCATGGGGCTCGACAGATTCAACAAGACGCCGTGTGGGTTCTGCTTTGTTGAGTACTACACACATCAGGATGCGCTGGATTGTATGAAGTATATTGGAGGAACCAAGCTGGACGAACGTATTATTAGAACGGATCTGGATCCTGGTTTCGAGGAGGGCCGACAGTATGGCCGCGGAAAGTCGGGAGGACAGGTGCGTGACGAGTACCGCGAAGATTACGATGAAGGTCGCGGTGGCCTCGGCCGCGCTGTTGCGCGGGAGCGTGAAGGCAGGGACTTTGTTGATGACGGACGGTTGAGATAG
- the HHF1_2 gene encoding Histone H4 (EggNog:ENOG503P3ZX; COG:B), with protein MTGRGKGGKGLGKGGAKRHRKILRDNIQGITKPAIRRLARRGGVKRISAMIYEETRGVLKSFLEGVIRDAVTYTEHAKRKTVTSLDVVYALKRQGRTLYGFGG; from the exons ATGACTGGCC GTGGAAAGGGTGGCAAGGGTCTCGGCAAGGGCGGTGCCAAGCGTCACAGAAAGATTCTTCGTGACAACATTCAGGGCATCACCAAGCCCGCTATCCGCCGTCTTGCTCGTCGTGGTGGTGTCAAGCGTATTTCTGCTA TGATCTACGAGGAGACCCGTGGCGTCCTCAAGTCCTTCCTCGAGGGTGTCATCCGTGACGCCGTCACCTACACCGAGCACGCCAAGCGTAAGACCGTCACCTCTCTCGACGTTGTCTACGCCCTCAAGCGCCAAGGCCGCACTCTCTACGGTTTCGGTGGTTAA
- a CDS encoding uncharacterized protein (EggNog:ENOG503P1FY; COG:S), whose protein sequence is MLRPTHNIKGLHLLRQRLSTPGPSLAPAQRAIVEQASTSFARRFSGGTLKKPQRQPHHRGTGATRDLPGKHIPAMGENTDTLAQVDAPFPLTEVDKWVLSQTDEEFKCHDWDELCVILQNNDLHLLKRKPSDLRRYIKWTTETKAEYGNITNFLITHRLPKAWGKPPFTPASSIPFENPSDYRVLMNDWPYGFAPGISHIVVWTRTPIATDDTVGDMTHQSRKIVADFIKRFFVDRLGPGGEKKVIWFKNWVALQSVRTVDHVHVLVRDVEPQVLEEWSRELECHKA, encoded by the exons ATGCTTCGTCCGACGCACAACATCAAGGGTCTGCATCTCCTCAGACAGCGCCTCTCAACACCCGGCCCGTCCTTGGCTCCCGCTCAGCGTGCCATTGTCGAACAAGCTTCAACTTCCTTCGCCAGACGATTTAGCGGTGGAACCTTGAAGAAGCCCCAGAGGCAACCCCACCATCGCGGCACAGGTGCAACAAGAGATTTACCGGGTAAACACATCCCAGCCATGGGCGAGAATACCGATACTCTGGCCCAGGTCGACGCTCCCTTTCCCCTGACAGAGGTCGACAAATGGGTGCTCTCACAGACCGACGAAGAGTTCAAATGCCATGACTGGGACGAGTTATGTGTGATCCTTC AGAACAACgatctccatcttctcaagAGAAAGCCATCCGATCTTCGGCGGTACATCAAGTGGACTACCGAGACAAAAGCCGAGTATGGCAACATAACCAACTTTCTCATTACCCATCGGCTCCCCAAGGCCTGGGGCAAACCACCCTTCACTCCAGCTTCCAGTATCCCGTTTGAGAACCCATCCGACTACCGCGTTCTCATGAATGACTGGCCCTACGGCTTCGCTCCAGGCATATCTCACATCGTTGTCTGGACACGCACTCCCATTGCCACAGATGACACCGTCGGAGACATGACGCATCAAAGCAGGAAGATCGTGGCCGATTTCATCAAGAGATTCTTCGTAGACCGGCTCGGACCGggaggcgagaaaaaggtgATTTGGTTCAAGAATTGGGTGGCCCTTCAGAGTGTGCGGACAGTCGATCATGTCCAcgtgttggtgagggatgtAGAGCCGCAGGTGCTGGAGGAGTGGTCAAGGGAGCTCGAATGCCACAAGGCATAA
- a CDS encoding uncharacterized protein (EggNog:ENOG503P4KD; COG:J), whose protein sequence is MFGAFRATNSLSGGLLWKIPWRLSPTQKYRQRQRLKAVDNVVETLSTALAKNGETVKSLERWKAEMPTEAEMLAKDKYTIFDRKEKRYRKGIHKLPKWTRVSQRLNPPGF, encoded by the exons ATGTTTGGGGCCTTCAGAGCGACGAATTCCCTGAGCGGGGGCCTTCTATG GAAGATCCCATGGCGCCTCTCCCCCACGCAAAAGTACCGCCAACGACAGAGGCTAAAGGCCGTCGATAATGTCGTCGAGACACTGAGCACGGCACTGGCGAAGAACGGCGAGACGGTCAAGTCGTTGGAGCGGTGGAAGGCCGAGATGCCTACCGAGGCTGAGATGCTGGCGAAGGACAAGTACACCATTTTCGACCGGAAAGAGAAGAGATACCGCAAGGGCATTCACA AACTCCCCAAGTGGACTCGCGTGTCGCAAAGACTCAACCCACCTGGTTTCTAA
- a CDS encoding uncharacterized protein (EggNog:ENOG503P357; BUSCO:EOG092658ZO; COG:S) produces MAQKARKDRAKSNVATLNNLHLGSLIVNGLFLLLNFIFRSRSLLTWFVLSLPSFVCQFILEKSGRPTYDPSTKALKSSGEDLAAAGLTEYMFDVVWVTWAAAILVALFGNWAWFLWTIVPAYGLYKGYGMFGAARQMAQLGGSADAGAPAVGNRKQRRAAA; encoded by the coding sequence ATGGCTCAAAAGGCACGCAAAGATAGAGCCAAGTCCAATGTGGCAAcgctcaacaacctccatctcggcTCACTCATCGTCAATGGCCTCTTCCTGCTGCTCAATTTCATCTTCAGGTCACGGTCCCTTCTGACCTGGTTCGTCCTCTCGCTTCCCAGCTTTGTCTGTCAGTTCATCTTGGAAAAGTCGGGCCGTCCGACATacgacccctccaccaaggcTCTCAAGTCATCCGGAGAGGATCTTGCGGCTGCTGGACTCACCGAGTACATGTTCGACGTAGTCTGGGTGACTTGGGCCGCCGCCATTCTCGTGGCTCTTTTCGGAAACTGGGCTTGGTTCCTATGGACTATCGTGCCCGCTTATGGGCTCTACAAGGGCTATGGCATGTTTGGTGCTGCTAGGCAAATGGCTCAACTAGGTGGAAGCGCGGATGCCGGTGCACCTGCTGTAGGCAACCGCAAGCAACGGCGGGCGGCAGCTTAA